A segment of the Robbsia sp. KACC 23696 genome:
GGGCAAGCAAGTGACGATCATCGGTTATGGCTCGCAAGGCCATGCGCACGCGCTGAACCTGAAGGAAAGCGGCGTGAACGTGACGGTCGGCTTGCGCAAGGGTGGCGCGTCGTGGTCGAAGGCGGCGAACGCCGGCTTGACGGTCAAGGAAGTGGCGGAAGCGGTGAAGGGCGCCGACGTCGTCATGATGCTGCTGCCGGACGAGCAGATTGCCGCCGTGTACAAGGCCGAAGTCGACAAGAACATCAAGGACGGCGCGGCATTGGCGTTCGCGCACGGCTTCAACGTGCACTACGGCCAGGTCGTGCCGCGCGCGGATCTGGATGTGATCATGATCGCGCCGAAGGCGCCGGGTCACACGGTGCGTTCGACGTACTCGCAAGGTGGCGGCGTGCCGCACCTGATCGCCGTGGCACAGGACAAGTCTGGTGCGGCGCGCGATATCGCGTTGTCGTATGCAACGGCAAACGGTGGCGGTCGCGCCGGCATCATCGAGACGAATTTCCGCGAAGAAACCGAAACGGACTTGTTCGGTGAACAAGCCGTGCTGTGCGGCGGTACCGTCGATTTGATCAAAGCGGGCTTTGAGACGCTGGTCGAAGCAGGTTATGCGCCGGAAATGGCTTACTTCGAGTGTCTGCACGAACTGAAGCTGATCGTCGATCTGATCTACGAAGGCGGCATCGCCAACATGAACTACTCGATCTCGAACAATGCCGAGTTCGGTGAGTACGTGACGGGTCCGCGTATCGTGACGTCGGCAACGAAGGATGCGATGCGCGCGGTGCTGAAGGACATTCAGACTGGCGAATACGCAAAGCAGTTCATCCTCGAAGACCGTGCCGGCCAACCGACGCTGCAATCGCGTCGTCGTCTGACCGCCGATCACCAGATCGAGCAAGTGGGCGAGAAGCTGCGCGCGATGATGCCGTGGATCGCGAAGAACAAGCTGGTGGATCAGTCGAAGAACTGATCGCGCGTAGCTGAAGCCGTCCGATTGACGCAAGATGGCTTCGGTGTGATCGTGTCAGCGGTAGTACAAAGCCACTCAGTCCGAATACGACTGAGTGGCTTTTTTTTCGCCTGCCCACGAGCGCGTGTTTGTGCGGACGTCGGCGTCTCTGTCGATTATCGACCTATTCCGCCAACCCGGCCCGCCTTTTGCTATCCTTGTGTCTGGCGTCGCTTGCCTGCGCACGACATCGTCTGGTTCAACCGTGACCCGTCGTGCCGGCCGCACCGATCAACACTCACCAAGAATCATATGAACTATCCACATCCGATCATAGCTCGCGAAGGCTGGCCATTCATCGGCATTGCCTTGCTGCTGGCAATACTGGTCCATGCATTGGGCGGCTTTGGCTGGGCTTGGCCATTCTGGCTGTTGGTCGTGTTCGTCGTGCAGTTTTTCCGCGATCCGCCGCGCGCGATCCCAGGGGATCCGAATGCCGTGTTGAGCCCTGCCGACGGCCGTATCGTCGCCATTGAGACGGTGCTCGATCCGTACGCGCAGCGTGAGGCAATGAAGATCAGCGTGTTCATGAACGTCTTCAACGCACATTCGCAACGCTCGCCGGTCGATGGCACCGTGCGCCGCTTACAGTATTTTCCGGGGGCCTTCCTAAATGCCGAGTTGGACAAGGCTTCGTTGCAGAACGAGCGCAACGCGCTGGTGTTCGACTTGCCGGGCGGCGTCGTGATCAGCTGCGTACAAGTAGCCGGGCTCGTGGCCCGTCGGATTCTCTGCTATGTGCGAGAAGGTGAGACGCTGAAGCGCGGGCAACGCTACGGGTTTATCCGCTTCGGCTCCCGCCTGGACGTTTATCTGCCGCTCGGGACGCGTCCGCGCGTGTCGATCGGGGAGAAGGTCTTCGCCTCTTCGACGATTCTTGCCGAGTTGGTCGAGCCCGTTGGCGTGACGCAGGAAACGCCGTTCGCCGCCGCGCCGGCGGGCGCAGCCGTCGATCCGATCGTCAGCCCCGTCGCGACACCCGTGACGCCAGCGACACCGGTGTCGCCGGTGACTCCGGCCAGTCCGCTTACGTCGGCCGAGCCGGTGGGCGCGGGCGTGGTATCAGCCCCGGCGACGGGTATCGAAGGTATTGCAGCGGAGGTGGGGATTGGCTCTGAAGCCGCGCCGAAATAAGGCCAAGCCGGGCGCCGAGTTGCACGGCGCGTTTCGGCCTCGTCCGCGCGGCTTCGGTCGCCGTTATCGGGTTGAGGAAGACGGTCGCGGCGAGCCGCTGACCCCGCGTGAACAACGTCGTCTTGCGCGGCAGCAGTTTCTGCGCAAGCGCGGTATCTACCTGTTGCCGAATGCATTCACGACCGCCGCCCTGTTCTGCGGCTTCTATGCCATTGTTCAGGCAATGAATCTGCGCTTCGAGATTGCCGCGGTGGCGATTTTCGCGGCGATGGTGCTGGACGGGATGGACGGTCGCGTTGCTCGGATGACGCATTCGCAAAGTGCGTTTGGCGAGCAATACGACAGTCTCTCCGATATGGTGTCATTCGGCCTCGCGCCGGCGCTCGTGATGTACGAGTGGGTGCTCCATGATCTGGGGCGCTGGGGATGGCTTGCGGCCTTCGTCTATTGCGCAGGAGCGGCATTGCGGCTCGCGCGGTTCAATACGAATATCGCGGTCGTCGATAAGCGTTTCTTCCAAGGCCTGCCGAGCCCCGCGGCCGCCGCGTTGATCGCCGGATTCGTCTGGTTGTCGATCGACAACCGCTTGCCGGTCAAGGAATCCTGGTTGGCCTGGATCGCCTTCGTGCTGACGATCTATGCCGGCGTCACGATGGTGACGAATGCGCCGTTCTACAGCGGCAAGGCCTTGGACGTCCGCTATCGCGTGCCGTTCGGTGTGATGGTGCTGGTGGTCGTCGCGTTTATCGCGATCTCGTCCGATCCGCCGATCGTGTTGTTCGGCCTGTTCGTCTTGTACGGCCTGTCCGGCTATGTATTTTGGGCCTGGTCGACATTGCGGGCGCGTCGTCGATTGCCTGACCCGGGGGCCTGAGCGCCTTCTGCTGACCAAACGCTCTCAACGGCGGGAGGGACCGTGCCGACCTATCCCGGTTGCGTGCGGTTTCGCCCGCCGTTCTTGTTTGGAGGGCGGGCGGCTTAGCAAAGGCCGTCGAAGGCCCGCCGATCCGGATCACGCAGGGGATCCGGCGCTTTTTGCGTGCCACGCAGCACGCCGTCGTCGTCGAACAGGAAGACGAACATCCCGTACCAGACGCCGGCATCCATATAGCGATAACTCCAGGCCGCACGGTGCGATAGCGAGAAGTACTGCTTGCAAACCGGCTCGCCGAAATGCGACAGCACGTCCTTTTTAGTCCATTTGTCGGGCACGGCCTGATAGAAGTAGGCATTGTCGAGCACCTGGAATGTCTTGACGACCTTCCCGGAGGCATCGACATCGACGGCCAGCGTCGTTTCCCCGAACGGTTTGGTCGGCCATAGCAGGCGCGTGATGCCATCGTCCAGCGGGTAGCGTTCGCGCGGCTGTCCCAACGTCGAATACACCTGCGCCACCGCCGTTCCGGGCGGGAGTTTTTTCTCCGGCAGGGCGCAGGCCGTCAGCATCGTTGCGATTGCCACGGCAATTGTTGCGCCTGCGGCGTAGCGTTTTCCCGCGCCGTGCATCCGGCTTGGGGCGGAACGGGGTGCGCTGCCGGAAAAGGGCGTGCTGCCACCGGAGACGTCTCCGGTGGGCGGGGAGACAGGGGGCATCGGAGTGCGGGCAATCGACATTACGGGCCTTCTTGTTCTTTGTCGGGCTGAAAGGAGGGTGCCGGCCTCGCCGACATCGCGGCGACGGGACCGCGCATGACGCTGTGGAGCCCCGGTTCGCGGGTGTTTTCCGGCTGTAGCATGCACCTATCTTCGCATGATAAATAGCCTTCAGCGGGAAAGCGAGTTGTGGTAGACTCGGCGATTCAGTTTTGCTCGAATCTCGTCGGCGCGCAGCGGTAAGCGCGGGGATCGGCGATCGAGGAAAGCTGATAGCACGGCACGGCCCTTTCTTCCGTGACCGCATGTCCCTATAGGAAAACGAAGGAATATCATGTCTGTAGCTGAGATCAAGAAGTCTGAAATCGTTGCCAAGTATGCTCGCGCAGCGAACGATACCGGTTCGCCGGAAGTGCAAGTTGCGTTGCTGACGGCTCGTATCACCGAGCTGACGGAACACTTCAAGGCACACAAGAAGGATCACCACAGCCGTCGCGGTTTGCTGGCCATGGTCAGCCGTCGTCGTAAGCTGCTGGACTATTTGAAGAAGGGTGATGCGGATCGTTACCGCAACCTGATCGAAAGCCTCGGCCTGCGTAAGTAAATGATGAAGCGCGGTTGCCGGCGCTGAAATATGTGCTCAATGCCTGTGTCAGCCTACTGATACAGGCATTTTGTTTTTTGCGATCGCAAATGCGCGCCCGCAGCGTTCCTTGGTGATTTCGCCGCACCGCCGTGCCAGCATCGGCCGGGAGTGCGGCGTCGCTGGAGCGCGGTGTGCGGGACGCCACCGGTGTTCGATCGCGTGGACAAGGTATAGCGGATCCGCGCCCGGGTGCAGTGCGCCGCGCAGCCGTATAAAAAGGAGTGGTACATGTTCAATAAAGTCGTGAAGGAATTCCAATGGGGCCAACACAAGGTCCGCATGGAAACCGGGGAAATTGCGCGCCAGGCTAGCGGCGCCGTGCTCGTCGACATCGAGGACACCGTCATACTGGCCACCGTCGTCGGTGCGCGTACCGCAAAGCCGGGCCAGGACTTCTTCCCCCTGACCGTCGATTATCTGGAAAAAACCTACGCCGCCGGTCGGATTCCTGGCGGTTTCTTCCGTCGTGAGGGCCGTCCGTCGGAAGGCGAAACGCTGATTTCGCGCCTGATCGATCGCCCCTTGCGTCCGCTGTTTCCGGAAGGCTTCTACAACGAAGTCCAGGTCGTGATCCACGTTTTGTCGCTGAACCCGGACGTGCCGGCCGACATCCCGGCAATCGTCGGCGCATCGGCTGCCTTGGCGATCTCGGGTCTGCCGTTCAACGGTCCGGTGGGCGCCGCACGCGTCGGCTATATCGGCGGCGAGTACGTGCTGAATCCGAATCGCTCGCAAATGCCGGAATCCAGCCTGGATCTGGTCGTCGCGGCGACGGAATCGGCCGTGCTGATGGTGGAGTCCGAAGCGGACCAACTGCCGGAAGACATCATGCTGGGCGCCGTGGTCTATGGTCACGCGCAAATGCAGGTCGCGATCGACGCGATTCACGAGCTGGTCAAGGAAGGCGGCAAGCCCGAGTGGGATTGGCAGCCGGCACCGAAGAACGAGGGGCTGATCGCGCGCGTGAACGAGGTCGCCGAGGCGCCGTTGCGCGCCGCTTATCAATTGCGCGACAAGCAGCAACGCACGGCCAAGCTGCGCGAAGCCACGGCGCTGGTCGAGCAGACGTTGGCGTCGCAAGCTGCCGCTTCGGGCGAAAGCGCCCCGGACAGCACGTCGGTCGGCAACATTCTGTTCGATCTGGAATCGAAGATCGTTCGCGGTCAGATCCTGAGCGGCGAGCCGCGTATCGACGGTCGCGACACGCGTACCGTGCGTCCGATCGAGATCCGCACCGGCGTGCTGCCGCGCACCCATGGTTCCGCCTTGTTCACACGCGGCGAGACGCAGGCGCTGGTCGTGGCGACGCTGGGGACGCAACGCGACGAGCAGATCATCGATGCGCTCGAAGGCGAGCAGCGCGATCACTTCATGTTGCACTACAACATGCCGCCGTTCGCCACCGGTGAGACGGGCCGCGTCGGTTCGCCGAAGCGTCGTGAAATCGGTCACGGTCGTCTGGCAAAGCGCGCGCTGGCCGCCTGCCTGCCGACGAAGGAAGCGTTCCCGTACACGATCCGCGTCGTCTCGGAAATCACCGAGTCGAACGGTTCGTCGTCGATGGCATCGGTCTGCGGTGGCTGCCTGGCCATGATGCATGCCGGCGTGCCGTTGAAGGCGCACGTTGCCGGTATCGCGATGGGCCTGATTCTCGATGGCGGCAAGTTCGCCGTGTTGACCGATATCCTGGGCGATGAAGATCACCTCGGCGATATGGACTTCAAGGTGGCCGGTACCGATGCGGGCGTCACGGCGCTGCAGATGGATATCAAGATCCAAGGCATCACCAAGGAAATCATGCAGGTGGCGTTGGCGCAAGCGCGCGAAGGTCGTATGCATATCCTCGGCAAGATGCGGGCGGCAGTGGACGGCGTCAACACGGAGTTGTCCGAATTCGCGCCGCGCATGATCACAATGAAGATCAATCCGGACAAGATCCGCGACGTGATCGGCAAGGGCGGCTCGGTGATTCGCGGCCTGTCGGAAGAGACGGGCACGAAGATCGACATCAACGACGAAGGCAATGTCACGATCGCCGGCACCAGCAGCGAAGGGATGGAAGAGGCGAAGCGTCGCATCGAAGCCATCACCGTCGACGTGGAAGTGGGCAAGGTCTATGAAGGCACGGTCCTGAAGTTGCTGGATTTCGGTGCGATCGTGAACATCTTGCCGGGCAAGGACGGTTTGGTGCACATCTCCGAAATCGTCCATGAGCGCGTCAACAAGGTCAGCGATTACCTAACCGAAGGTCAGCAGATCAAGGTCAAGGTCATCCAGCTCGAGGAAAAGGGCCGGATTCGTCTGTCGATGAAGGCGTTGTTGGATACGCCGGCAGCGGCTGGCGAATAAGGCGCCGCCCGCGCGGGTCGCACGCGACACGCGTGGCAATCAGGCAAAATAGGGGATCGGCATGCAGAGCGTGCCGGCCTCCGCCCGATCGGCAAACGCCGGCGTCGCCAGCAGCGGACGCCGGCGTTTTTCTTTGTCGTATTGAAAGCGCTTACGCGCCCGTGACCGCTGCCCGAGCGCGGCCTGATCCGTCGATCGGCGAGGCCGTATTGCGTTGCGAACGTGTCGTTGAATTGACCAGCCCGGTTCCGGCGTCTTACAATGCCGTGTTTTGGTCCGGATTTATGAGCCAGCCTGTTGCTAAGGGCGGTGCCGAGGTAGCGCACCGTCTCGATGACAGACGCAGCTCCAGTCCCGTCCGGACGCCGCGAACCGCGCTTCCCCGATTTTTAATCAGAGAGAGCGAATCGCTATGTCCGAACAAAACCTGAATCCGCAGACCACTGCTGCTTCTCCCGCGTCGCACACCGGGGCGGGGCGTGTGCGGTGGGTCGTCGGTAACTGGAAGATGCATGGCAGCCTGGCGTCGAATGCGGCCCTTTTGCAGGCGCTGGCCTCGACGGTAGGGAAGCAGCCCGCCGCTGAGGCGGGCGTGGCGGGCGGCGTGAAAGTAGGCGTCTGTGTCCCGTTTTGCTACCTGGCGCAAGCGCAGCAGGCGCTGGCGGGTACCGCGGTCCGCCTCGGTGTCCAGGATATCTCGGGGCACGCGATCGACAAGGGTGCCTTTACCGGTGAAATTTCCGCGGCGATGGTGCGAGAGTTCGATGCGCAGCTGGTGATCGTCGGGCACTCGGAGCGGCGCGCGCTGCTGGGCGAGAGCGACGCAGCGGTGGTCGCGAAGACGCGTCAGGTGCTGGATGGTGGCATGACGCCGGTGGTCTGCGTCGGTGAGACGCTGGAGGATCGCGAAGCGGATCGCACCGAGGCCGTGGTGGGTGCGCAGCTCGATGCGGTATTGTCGGCCTTCGATGCGGGGCAGGTGCGCCGGATGGTCTTTGCGTACGAGCCGGTCTGGGCGATCGGTACCGGCAAGAGCGCGACGGCGCAACAGGCGCAGGACGTGCATGCATTCCTGCGAGCGCGTCTGGTCGCGACGAATGATGTGTTGGAACAGGTTCCGCTGTTGTACGGTGGCAGCGTGAAATCGGGGAATGCCGCGGAGTTGTTCGGACAACCGGACATCGACGGTGGCTTGATAGGTGGTGCGGCGTTGGTGGCGGAGGATTTCGTCGCCATTTGCCGTGCCGCATAGTGTGATTTTTACTTGAGGCATTCGACACGTCGAATGACATACGCATGGTGTTGTTGAAGTCCCTGATCATCGTCATCCAGGTTTTGTCCGCCCTTGGCGTCATCGGCCTCGTGCTGGTGCAGCACGGCAAGGGCGCCGATATGGGGGCGGCGTTCGGCAGCGGCTCGTCCGGCAGTCTGTTCGGCGCCTCGGGTTCTTCGAACTTCCTGTCGCGTACGACGGGTGTCCTGGCGGCACTGTTTTTCGTCTGCACGCTGGCGCTGACCTATCTTGGCAGCGCCAATCGGGAAGTGGCATCGGTGGGCGTCATGGGCGCGACGCCGGCCGCGGCGCCTGCCGCTACCTCGGCTGCGCCGGCCTTGTCGGGTAGCGCCGCCAACGCCGCGCCGTCGTCGACGGTGCCCGGCCAGGACGTGCCGAAGTAAGTTCAGCGCAGCCTAAGCACCCGATTTTCACGCCCCGTACGTCTGTCGACGGACGGGGCGATTGTGATAAAAGGGGTGCCGCATCCGTTGCATGCGCTGTTATTACAAAATTCGTCGAATGTGATTGAATATTGGCGGAAGAGCGGATACAATTTCGGTCTTGTCGCGGAACGAATAAGGTCCGTTAGACACAGATCGTGAGTAGATGCGGAAAGATGCGGTGCGTCGTGTAAGCAAGGTTTCGCTTTGCGGTGCCGTTTCTGAGGGATCGAGGTGGGGTGCGCGAGGGTTGGCAGCAGGGTTAAGCCCGATGTCGATTTTCTGCTGCAGGGTGTGCAATGGTCGGTGATTCGGGTTGTGTCGCCGGCTGTAGAACGCTTTCACTGCCTTGGTTTGTATCGCAATCGAAAATGGTTTATTAAGCGTTGCGATGCAGCAAATTGTCGCACATCGGAGTAAGATACCCGTGGCTTTGCAAGATCATGGGTATGAGCGCCAAGCACGATGAAACGTGCCGATGTAGCGTGCAAGCAGTACAAGTTTTAGCCGACGTGGTGAAATTGGTAGACACGCTATCTTGAGGGGGTAGTGACGCAAGTCGTATGAGTTCGAGTCTCATCGTCGGCACCATGATTCAGACAATGCCAGCCTGTTGCAGAGACGCTTCGGCTGGCATTGTTTTGTGAGGCGTAGGATCATCGCCCCGAAGCGGGGTGGTGATGTCAGGCTGGTACGGCAGATGCCGGGACCGTCATAACGCGCCGAAGCGCTTTGCTGTCAGCGCGCACTACTATCAAAAGAGGATTGCCGTGAACCTCGCACCCTATTTCCCCGTATTGCTGTTCATAATCGTGGGTGTCGCATTGGGTGGTGGTCTCATCACTGTTGGCAAGCTCGTCAGTCCACACAAGCCAGATGTCGAAAAGAACGCGCCGTACGAATGCGGCTTCGAAGCGTTCGAAGACGCGCGTATGAAGTTCGACGTACGCTACTATCTGGTCGCTATCCTTTTCATCATTTTCGATCTCGAGACGGCCTTCCTGTTTCCGTGGGGTGTGTCCCTGCGCGACGTCGGCTGGCCTGGTTTCGCGGCGATGATGGTGTTCATCCTCGAGTTCATCCTTGGTTTCGTCTTCCTTTGGAAGAAGGGCGCGTTGGATTGGGAGTGAGCATTACGCCAGATGGGGCGATAATGCGTCGGTGAATGGTTCGTGCAGGGCGTCGGGCGGGAAGGGCGGAAAGCACATTCGCCTCGAGAATCGGCGATCCTGGATGACGCCACGCATCGATGGCGGTAAATAGGCGCCGCGCCAGGTCCCGGGCGGCGGGTAGAACGAGGGACGGTATCGCCAGTCGACGCGGGCGAAACGCGCGCATCGATTCGACGAACCGGCGGCAAAGTCGGCCGGTTGCATACGACGTGAGTGGACGACGAGTCGACGACGGGCCGCGGCGTGTGTTTCGCGAGATGCTCAATGTGTCTTGCGATACCAGGAGTCAGAGATGAGTATCGAAGGGGTCTTGAAAGAGGGGTTCGTCACCACCTCGGCAGACAAGCTGATCAATTGGACGCGTACCGGTTCCTTGTGGCCGATGACGTTCGGGCTTGCCTGCTGTGCGGTGGAGATGATGCATGCCGGTGCCGCGCGTTACGACTTGGATCGTTTCGGCATCGTCTTCCGCCCCAGTCCACGTCAATCCGATCTGATGATCGTCGCCGGCACGCTATGCAACAAGATGGCACCGGCGCTGCGCAAGGTCTACGACCAGATGGCCGAGCCGCGCTGGGTGCTTTCGATGGGCTCCTGCGCGAACGGCGGCGGCTACTATCACTACTCGTATTCTGTCGTTCGCGGCTGTGATCGGATCGTGCCGGTGGACGTCTACGTTCCGGGCTGCCCGCCGACGGCCGAGGCGCTGATCTACGGCATCATCCAGCTTCAGGCAAAGATCAAGCGGACGGCGACCATTGCGCGCCCATGATTTCCGCTTCGTATCCGGCACATCGTCTGGCGCGCCGCTGCCGCCTGCGGCACGTGCGCGACAACGCCGCTGTCGAGTCTGTTGTTCGAACCCGCGCCTGTTTTCACTATGACAAGTAAACTCGACACCCTGCAATCCGCACTAGAAAGCGCGCTCGGCGACCAGATCGTTCATCTCGTCGAAGCGTTAGGCCAAGTCACCCTCACGGTGAATGCAGAAGATTACCTGAAAGTTGCCGAGACTTTACGCGACAATTCGTCGCTGGCTTTCGCGCAGCTGTCGGATCTGTGTGGCGTCGACTATTCCGCATACGGCGACGGGGCTTATGACGGGCCCCGTTTTGCTGTCGTCGTGCATCTGTTGTCGCTCGAGAAGAACTGGCGCCTGCGCGTTCGCGTGTTCGCGCCGGACGACGACATGCCGATGGTCGCGTCGCTGATCGATGTCTGGCGTTCGGCCGATTGGTACGAGCGCGAGGCCTTCGACCTGTTCGGCATCATTTTCGACGGTCACCCGGATCTGCGCCGCATCCTGACCGACTACGGCTTTGTCGGGCATCCCTTCCGTAAGGATTTTCCGGTGTCCGGCTATGTCGAGATGCGTTACGACCCGGATCAGAAGCGGGTGATCTACCAGCCGGTGACGATCGAGCCGCGCGAAATCATTCCGCGCGTGATTCGGGAGGATTCGTATGGTGGCTTGAAGCACTGATTGCGCAGCGCGTTTGCGTGGCAGCACGGAACAAAACCGCGCGGTATGAGCGACGCGCGATGCCGCATGACAGCATGCGGTTGAAATGGAAGCGGGGCCTGGCATGGCAGATATCAAGAACTACACATTGAACTTCGGACCCCAGCACCCGGCAGCGCACGGTGTGCTGCGCTTGGTGCTGGAGCTGGACGGTGAAGTGATTCAGCGCGCCGATCCGCACATCGGCCTGTTGCACCGCGCGACCGAGAAACTGGCGGAGTCGAAAACCTTCCTCCAGTCCGTGCCCTATATGGACCGCCTCGACTATGTGTCGATGATGTGCAACGAGCACGCCTACGTCATGGCGATCGAAAAGTTGCTCGGCATCGACGTGCCGATTCGCGCCAAATATATCCGCGTGATGTTCGACGAGCTGACCCGTCTGCTGAACCATCTGATGTGGATCGGTTCGCACGGCTTGGACGTCGGCGCAATGGCACTGATGTTGTATGCCTTCCGCGAGCGCGAAGATCTGCTCGATGTCTACGAAGCCGTGTCCGGCGCGCGGATGCATGCCGCTTACTATCGGCCGGGCGGTGTCTATCGCGACTTGCCGGACGCAATGCCGCAATACAAGCCGTCGAAGGTGCGCAATGCGGCGGCGCTGCGGCGATTGAACGATCAACGCAGCGGCTCGGTGCTCGATTTCATCGAGGACTTCACGAACCGTTTTCCGCACTACGTCGACGAATACGAGACGCTGCTGACCGACAATCGGATCTGGAAGCAGCGTCTGGTCGGTATCGGCGTGGTGGCGCCGGAGCGCGCGTTGCAACTGGGTCTGACCGGCGCGATGCTGCGCGGTTCCGGCATCGAGTGGGATCTGCGCAAGAAGCAGCCCTACGAGGTCTACGACAAGATGGATTTCGACATTCCGGTGGGCGTCAATGGCGACTGCTATGACCGCTATCTGGTCCGGATGGAAGAAATGCGTCAGTCGAATCGCATCATCAAGCAGTGCATCACCTGGCTACGAGCGAATCCGGGTCCGGTAATGACGGACAACCACAAGGTGGCGCCGCCGTCGCGGGTCA
Coding sequences within it:
- a CDS encoding NADH-quinone oxidoreductase subunit B, which produces MSIEGVLKEGFVTTSADKLINWTRTGSLWPMTFGLACCAVEMMHAGAARYDLDRFGIVFRPSPRQSDLMIVAGTLCNKMAPALRKVYDQMAEPRWVLSMGSCANGGGYYHYSYSVVRGCDRIVPVDVYVPGCPPTAEALIYGIIQLQAKIKRTATIARP
- the rpsO gene encoding 30S ribosomal protein S15, with translation MSVAEIKKSEIVAKYARAANDTGSPEVQVALLTARITELTEHFKAHKKDHHSRRGLLAMVSRRRKLLDYLKKGDADRYRNLIESLGLRK
- the ilvC gene encoding ketol-acid reductoisomerase, whose product is MKVYYDKDADLSLIKGKQVTIIGYGSQGHAHALNLKESGVNVTVGLRKGGASWSKAANAGLTVKEVAEAVKGADVVMMLLPDEQIAAVYKAEVDKNIKDGAALAFAHGFNVHYGQVVPRADLDVIMIAPKAPGHTVRSTYSQGGGVPHLIAVAQDKSGAARDIALSYATANGGGRAGIIETNFREETETDLFGEQAVLCGGTVDLIKAGFETLVEAGYAPEMAYFECLHELKLIVDLIYEGGIANMNYSISNNAEFGEYVTGPRIVTSATKDAMRAVLKDIQTGEYAKQFILEDRAGQPTLQSRRRLTADHQIEQVGEKLRAMMPWIAKNKLVDQSKN
- a CDS encoding NADH-quinone oxidoreductase subunit C, with the protein product MTSKLDTLQSALESALGDQIVHLVEALGQVTLTVNAEDYLKVAETLRDNSSLAFAQLSDLCGVDYSAYGDGAYDGPRFAVVVHLLSLEKNWRLRVRVFAPDDDMPMVASLIDVWRSADWYEREAFDLFGIIFDGHPDLRRILTDYGFVGHPFRKDFPVSGYVEMRYDPDQKRVIYQPVTIEPREIIPRVIREDSYGGLKH
- a CDS encoding NADH-quinone oxidoreductase subunit D; translated protein: MADIKNYTLNFGPQHPAAHGVLRLVLELDGEVIQRADPHIGLLHRATEKLAESKTFLQSVPYMDRLDYVSMMCNEHAYVMAIEKLLGIDVPIRAKYIRVMFDELTRLLNHLMWIGSHGLDVGAMALMLYAFREREDLLDVYEAVSGARMHAAYYRPGGVYRDLPDAMPQYKPSKVRNAAALRRLNDQRSGSVLDFIEDFTNRFPHYVDEYETLLTDNRIWKQRLVGIGVVAPERALQLGLTGAMLRGSGIEWDLRKKQPYEVYDKMDFDIPVGVNGDCYDRYLVRMEEMRQSNRIIKQCITWLRANPGPVMTDNHKVAPPSRVNMKSNMEELIHHFKLFTEGFHVPPGETYSAIEHPKGEFGIYLISDGANKPYRLKIRAGGFAHLSAFDEMARGHMIADAVTIIGTQDIVFGEVDR
- the secG gene encoding preprotein translocase subunit SecG, whose translation is MVLLKSLIIVIQVLSALGVIGLVLVQHGKGADMGAAFGSGSSGSLFGASGSSNFLSRTTGVLAALFFVCTLALTYLGSANREVASVGVMGATPAAAPAATSAAPALSGSAANAAPSSTVPGQDVPK
- the pnp gene encoding polyribonucleotide nucleotidyltransferase, which codes for MFNKVVKEFQWGQHKVRMETGEIARQASGAVLVDIEDTVILATVVGARTAKPGQDFFPLTVDYLEKTYAAGRIPGGFFRREGRPSEGETLISRLIDRPLRPLFPEGFYNEVQVVIHVLSLNPDVPADIPAIVGASAALAISGLPFNGPVGAARVGYIGGEYVLNPNRSQMPESSLDLVVAATESAVLMVESEADQLPEDIMLGAVVYGHAQMQVAIDAIHELVKEGGKPEWDWQPAPKNEGLIARVNEVAEAPLRAAYQLRDKQQRTAKLREATALVEQTLASQAAASGESAPDSTSVGNILFDLESKIVRGQILSGEPRIDGRDTRTVRPIEIRTGVLPRTHGSALFTRGETQALVVATLGTQRDEQIIDALEGEQRDHFMLHYNMPPFATGETGRVGSPKRREIGHGRLAKRALAACLPTKEAFPYTIRVVSEITESNGSSSMASVCGGCLAMMHAGVPLKAHVAGIAMGLILDGGKFAVLTDILGDEDHLGDMDFKVAGTDAGVTALQMDIKIQGITKEIMQVALAQAREGRMHILGKMRAAVDGVNTELSEFAPRMITMKINPDKIRDVIGKGGSVIRGLSEETGTKIDINDEGNVTIAGTSSEGMEEAKRRIEAITVDVEVGKVYEGTVLKLLDFGAIVNILPGKDGLVHISEIVHERVNKVSDYLTEGQQIKVKVIQLEEKGRIRLSMKALLDTPAAAGE
- a CDS encoding NADH-quinone oxidoreductase subunit A, whose translation is MNLAPYFPVLLFIIVGVALGGGLITVGKLVSPHKPDVEKNAPYECGFEAFEDARMKFDVRYYLVAILFIIFDLETAFLFPWGVSLRDVGWPGFAAMMVFILEFILGFVFLWKKGALDWE
- the tpiA gene encoding triose-phosphate isomerase, translating into MSEQNLNPQTTAASPASHTGAGRVRWVVGNWKMHGSLASNAALLQALASTVGKQPAAEAGVAGGVKVGVCVPFCYLAQAQQALAGTAVRLGVQDISGHAIDKGAFTGEISAAMVREFDAQLVIVGHSERRALLGESDAAVVAKTRQVLDGGMTPVVCVGETLEDREADRTEAVVGAQLDAVLSAFDAGQVRRMVFAYEPVWAIGTGKSATAQQAQDVHAFLRARLVATNDVLEQVPLLYGGSVKSGNAAELFGQPDIDGGLIGGAALVAEDFVAICRAA